The following proteins come from a genomic window of Timaviella obliquedivisa GSE-PSE-MK23-08B:
- a CDS encoding transposase produces LNKDYEHLPQTSETLIYLAMIRIMVRRLA; encoded by the coding sequence TTGAACAAAGATTATGAACACCTTCCGCAGACCTCAGAGACTCTGATCTATCTGGCGATGATCCGGATTATGGTGAGGCGATTGGCGTAA